The Marivivens sp. LCG002 genome includes a window with the following:
- a CDS encoding fatty acid desaturase family protein, with protein sequence MGKRDYSLLGEDARRAVETGLAAAQWYHTDIPRKEMKELMQRSDGPAIRDAVILFGSMIVFAALGIMLWPSAWSAPFWLAYGVLYGSAMDSRWHECSHGTAFKTRWMNDVVYQIASFCMIRNPHTWRWSHARHHTDTVIVGRDPEIAIMRPTEFVKLVLNVFGILDSLNGWARMLKNASGVVDKEEATFIPETEYPKVIRVARIWVLIYAATIALAISLGSILPLMIIGLPRLYGAWHHIMTGLLQHGGLADNVIDHRLNSRTVYMNPVSRFVYWNMNYHVEHHMFPMVPYHRLPELHDRIKGDLPAPNTSILDGLTEMVPALWRQMKNEDYFLKRALPETAKPYKEEFHAAALGAAE encoded by the coding sequence ATGGGGAAACGAGATTATTCGCTCTTGGGCGAGGACGCCCGCCGGGCCGTTGAAACGGGGCTTGCTGCTGCGCAGTGGTATCACACCGACATCCCGCGCAAGGAAATGAAGGAGCTGATGCAGCGCTCGGACGGGCCTGCCATCCGCGATGCGGTGATCCTCTTCGGGTCTATGATCGTCTTTGCCGCTCTCGGGATCATGCTCTGGCCGAGCGCGTGGTCCGCGCCGTTTTGGCTGGCTTACGGCGTCCTTTACGGGTCCGCGATGGACAGCCGCTGGCACGAATGCTCGCACGGCACCGCGTTCAAGACCCGCTGGATGAATGATGTGGTCTATCAGATCGCCTCGTTCTGTATGATCCGCAATCCGCACACATGGCGCTGGAGCCACGCGCGCCACCACACCGACACAGTGATCGTCGGCCGTGATCCCGAGATTGCGATCATGCGCCCGACCGAGTTTGTGAAGCTGGTTCTCAATGTCTTCGGTATCCTCGATAGCCTTAATGGCTGGGCGCGGATGCTCAAGAATGCCTCGGGTGTGGTCGACAAGGAAGAGGCCACCTTTATCCCCGAGACCGAGTATCCCAAGGTGATCCGCGTGGCCCGTATCTGGGTGCTGATCTATGCGGCGACTATCGCGCTTGCCATCTCCCTTGGGTCGATCCTTCCGCTCATGATTATCGGGCTGCCGCGTCTTTATGGTGCATGGCACCACATCATGACGGGGCTCTTGCAGCATGGCGGACTTGCCGACAACGTCATCGACCACCGTCTCAATTCGCGCACGGTCTATATGAATCCCGTCTCGCGTTTCGTCTATTGGAACATGAATTACCACGTCGAACACCACATGTTCCCGATGGTGCCCTATCACCGCTTGCCCGAGCTGCACGACAGGATCAAAGGTGATCTTCCTGCGCCGAACACCTCGATCCTTGATGGTCTGACCGAGATGGTGCCTGCGCTCTGGCGGCAGATGAAGAACGAGGACTACTTCCTCAAGCGCGCTCTGCCCGAGACGGCCAAGCCTTACAAAGAAGAGTTCCACGCCGCCGCCTTGGGCGCGGCCGAGTAA
- a CDS encoding MocE family 2Fe-2S type ferredoxin produces MAWVDAVATSDIEEEDLIRFDHGGKTFAIYHSPDGAFFCTDGKCTHEDVHLEDGLVMEYEIECPKHNAAFDYRTGEALRAPACINLNTYPVKVEGDRVFIDI; encoded by the coding sequence ATGGCTTGGGTAGATGCAGTCGCAACGAGCGACATCGAAGAAGAGGACCTGATCCGGTTCGATCACGGGGGCAAGACCTTTGCGATCTATCATTCGCCTGATGGGGCGTTCTTTTGCACCGACGGCAAATGCACCCACGAGGATGTGCACCTCGAAGACGGATTGGTTATGGAATACGAGATCGAATGCCCCAAGCATAATGCGGCCTTCGACTATCGCACGGGCGAGGCTCTGCGTGCGCCCGCTTGCATCAACCTCAACACCTATCCCGTGAAGGTCGAAGGCGACCGCGTGTTCATCGATATCTGA
- a CDS encoding alpha/beta hydrolase, with translation MSHPLPDNAVAKLEIWPEGPPSDPAAGRTEKTFFNPTDPSERWVRNIHIPTLTHIPAEHPTGKAMLIIPGGGYLFVSIDNEGYRIANRMSREGFDCFILTYRCNILPEEDAEIPAFMEQFFGGLRGVDYGGTEPPTRNPHIEGGRVFAEEDARQAMRYLKANAAALNIDADRIGVVGFSAGGGLAAHLATDAPSDCRPKASAPIYPAYRKVPLPADTCPMFLATAADDDLVPPCSTTRLAEACHAAKVPVTLHLYGNGRHGFGGKVQGTLSDRWMDDFVAWLATVGL, from the coding sequence ATGTCTCACCCTTTGCCCGATAACGCCGTTGCGAAACTTGAAATCTGGCCCGAGGGTCCGCCGTCCGATCCTGCTGCAGGCCGAACCGAGAAAACCTTTTTCAACCCGACGGACCCGAGCGAACGCTGGGTGCGCAATATCCATATCCCGACCCTCACCCACATTCCCGCCGAACACCCGACGGGCAAGGCCATGCTCATCATTCCGGGGGGCGGCTATCTCTTTGTGTCCATCGACAACGAAGGCTATCGCATCGCAAACCGCATGAGCCGCGAAGGCTTCGACTGTTTTATCCTGACCTATCGCTGCAACATCCTCCCCGAGGAGGACGCCGAAATCCCTGCCTTTATGGAGCAGTTCTTCGGCGGTCTGCGCGGTGTCGACTATGGCGGCACCGAACCGCCGACCCGCAATCCCCATATCGAAGGCGGCCGCGTCTTTGCCGAAGAGGACGCGCGTCAAGCCATGCGGTATCTCAAGGCGAACGCAGCGGCTCTGAACATCGACGCGGACCGCATCGGCGTGGTCGGCTTTTCGGCGGGTGGCGGTCTTGCCGCACATCTTGCCACAGACGCCCCGTCCGACTGCCGCCCCAAGGCGTCTGCCCCGATCTATCCCGCCTACCGCAAGGTGCCGCTTCCTGCGGATACCTGTCCGATGTTCCTTGCGACCGCTGCCGATGACGACCTTGTGCCGCCCTGCTCGACGACACGGCTGGCCGAGGCCTGTCATGCCGCCAAAGTCCCCGTGACGCTCCACCTCTACGGCAACGGACGCCACGGCTTCGGCGGCAAGGTCCAAGGCACCCTGTCCGACCGATGGATGGACGACTTTGTCGCTTGGCTCGCGACTGTCGGCCTCTAG
- a CDS encoding 3-methyl-2-oxobutanoate hydroxymethyltransferase, with the protein MGLYHKRPTVADIRGMKGKRQLSMLYVDTVEEAAAASAAGIDMLSIIDPVWTPEMREAAGNCFVQVGLLYGELVTQEDYMRATHRVMKIGGDCVYCASSLGTIKALADDGIPVVSHVGLIPSKATWTGGFKAVGKTAESALAVFEHVKALEDTGAFGAELEVVPDRVAAEIAKRTNLVLLGMGAGPHADAQYLFAEDVLGCTRGHKPRHAKTYRDFRTELDRLQQERIAAFREFKSDVESAAYPAAEHVVPIADEELEKFIASLPC; encoded by the coding sequence ATGGGGCTCTATCATAAACGCCCGACCGTCGCGGATATTCGGGGCATGAAAGGCAAGCGGCAGCTGTCGATGCTTTATGTCGATACGGTCGAGGAAGCGGCGGCGGCTTCGGCGGCGGGTATCGATATGCTCTCGATCATCGATCCCGTTTGGACGCCCGAGATGCGAGAGGCGGCGGGGAATTGTTTTGTGCAGGTCGGGCTTCTTTATGGGGAGCTGGTCACGCAGGAGGATTACATGCGCGCCACGCACCGCGTGATGAAGATCGGCGGGGATTGTGTTTATTGCGCCTCGTCCTTGGGGACCATAAAGGCGCTGGCCGATGACGGAATCCCCGTGGTGAGCCACGTGGGGTTGATCCCATCCAAGGCGACATGGACGGGCGGGTTCAAAGCTGTGGGCAAGACCGCCGAGAGTGCGCTTGCTGTGTTCGAGCATGTGAAGGCGCTCGAAGACACCGGGGCATTCGGTGCCGAGCTCGAGGTCGTGCCCGACCGCGTTGCAGCCGAGATCGCCAAGCGGACAAATCTTGTGCTGCTTGGTATGGGGGCGGGGCCTCATGCGGATGCCCAGTATCTCTTTGCCGAGGACGTTTTGGGTTGCACGCGTGGGCACAAACCGCGCCATGCCAAGACCTATCGCGACTTTCGGACCGAGCTCGATCGGCTCCAGCAAGAGCGGATCGCGGCGTTCAGGGAGTTCAAGTCGGATGTGGAGTCGGCGGCCTATCCTGCGGCGGAACATGTGGTGCCGATCGCGGATGAGGAGCTCGAGAAATTCATTGCGTCATTACCATGTTGA
- a CDS encoding TIM barrel protein has translation MTAPSLGYVEFLELAKSLGCYGVEVRNDIARPLFDGMAPNAAGALARDMGLEIVGVSQVYPFNTWTAERADEVLALIKTSKAAGAHTMSLIPRNDGTQTGEGERRVNLRTALSAIKPMLEGEGMVALVEPLGFLRSSLRSKTELVEEIEVLGAKGLFKLVHDTFHHTLAGGGPIYPEHTGIIHISAVVDPSLAVSEMEDEHRVLVDENDRLGNVEQIAALLAAGYDGPVSYECFSPETHALADPFTAIKRSFEFISSQIKTPA, from the coding sequence ATGACGGCGCCCAGTCTCGGGTATGTCGAGTTTCTCGAACTGGCCAAATCTCTGGGCTGCTATGGCGTCGAAGTGCGCAATGACATCGCGCGTCCGCTGTTCGACGGGATGGCTCCGAACGCGGCAGGTGCGCTGGCGCGGGACATGGGGCTCGAGATCGTCGGGGTGAGTCAGGTCTATCCGTTCAACACCTGGACAGCAGAACGTGCCGACGAGGTGCTTGCGCTTATCAAGACTTCCAAGGCGGCGGGGGCGCATACGATGAGCCTCATTCCGCGCAACGACGGCACCCAGACGGGCGAGGGCGAACGCCGTGTCAATCTGCGCACCGCTCTGAGCGCGATCAAACCGATGCTCGAAGGTGAGGGCATGGTTGCCTTGGTCGAGCCGCTCGGGTTCTTGCGGTCCTCGCTCCGGTCCAAGACCGAGCTTGTCGAAGAGATCGAGGTGCTTGGTGCCAAGGGGCTGTTCAAGCTGGTGCACGACACGTTCCACCACACTCTTGCAGGTGGTGGCCCGATTTACCCCGAGCATACGGGGATCATCCATATTTCGGCGGTTGTCGATCCGTCCCTTGCCGTGAGCGAGATGGAGGACGAGCACCGTGTTCTGGTCGACGAAAACGACCGTCTGGGCAATGTCGAGCAAATCGCCGCGCTCTTGGCCGCGGGGTATGACGGTCCTGTGTCCTATGAATGCTTCTCGCCCGAGACGCATGCTCTGGCCGATCCGTTCACCGCGATCAAACGCTCATTCGAATTCATTTCATCGCAGATCAAAACGCCTGCGTGA
- a CDS encoding substrate-binding domain-containing protein yields MKKTLIAAGLASMLSTTAMAENVGVSMALFDDNFLTVLRNGMIATADGMDGVDLQVEDAQNDVAKQLDQINNFIASGVDAIIVNPVDTSATQAMTDAAAAAGVPLVYVNRQPINVDTLPDNQAFVASNEIESGTLETFEICKNLRAAGKAGGARAYVLMGELSNQAAVQRTKDVHDILGTDMCNFIEIVDEQTANWSRDEAQDLMTNWLSSGEPFDAVIANNDEMAIGAIQAMKAAGIDMASVQVGGVDATADALAAMAAGDLDVTVFQNAAGQGSGALDAALKLARGEAVDQKVYIPFELVTPANLADYAAKN; encoded by the coding sequence ATGAAAAAGACACTTATCGCCGCTGGCCTCGCTTCGATGCTTTCGACCACTGCTATGGCAGAGAACGTCGGCGTTTCGATGGCTCTGTTCGACGACAACTTCCTGACCGTTCTTCGTAACGGCATGATCGCCACCGCCGACGGTATGGACGGCGTCGACCTTCAGGTCGAAGACGCGCAGAACGACGTGGCCAAGCAGCTTGACCAGATCAACAACTTCATCGCTTCGGGCGTCGATGCGATCATCGTGAACCCTGTCGACACTTCGGCTACTCAGGCGATGACCGATGCTGCTGCTGCCGCCGGTGTTCCGCTGGTTTATGTGAACCGCCAGCCAATCAACGTCGATACGCTCCCCGACAATCAGGCGTTCGTCGCTTCGAACGAGATCGAGTCGGGCACGCTTGAAACCTTTGAAATCTGTAAGAACCTGCGTGCGGCAGGCAAGGCCGGCGGCGCGCGCGCCTATGTGCTGATGGGCGAGCTGTCGAACCAAGCTGCTGTTCAGCGCACCAAGGACGTGCACGACATTCTCGGCACCGACATGTGCAACTTCATCGAGATCGTAGACGAGCAGACTGCAAACTGGTCGCGTGACGAAGCCCAAGACCTTATGACCAACTGGCTGTCCTCGGGCGAGCCGTTTGATGCAGTCATCGCCAACAACGACGAAATGGCCATCGGTGCGATTCAGGCGATGAAGGCCGCCGGTATCGACATGGCGTCGGTTCAGGTCGGCGGTGTTGACGCAACGGCGGATGCTCTTGCTGCAATGGCTGCCGGTGATCTTGACGTGACCGTGTTCCAGAACGCTGCAGGTCAGGGTTCGGGTGCTCTTGATGCCGCTCTCAAGCTGGCGCGTGGCGAAGCGGTCGACCAAAAGGTCTATATCCCGTTCGAGCTGGTTACGCCCGCAAACCTCGCGGATTACGCCGCCAAGAACTAA
- a CDS encoding ABC transporter permease — MSQNSHGIGGLTFDEKKKVRAPEWNVFFALILIVAIFEALGFMLQGQSFLFDSADRFDSIFNEARLKIIILQVAIVGIIAIGSTQVIILGGIDLSPGSVVGLTAMVAMSFAQVAEVNGLANPKLMFEGVADLPVIAPLVVGILCGVLAGLVNGALIAYTKIPPFIATLGMMVTARGAAKWWSKGQPISFPTESYAAIGEGMNPVFIFIALAILFHLILTYTVYGKHTYAIGSNEQASRMSGINVERHKVLVYTIAATLAALAAVVLSSKNLTAQAGMGVMYELDAIAMTVIGGVSLSGGRGSIIGTVIGSLIFGVIISGFTFLKLDAYYQEMVKGAIIVGAVVLDQWRQTRASARL, encoded by the coding sequence ATGTCGCAAAATTCGCATGGCATCGGGGGGCTGACTTTCGACGAAAAGAAGAAAGTCCGTGCGCCCGAATGGAACGTATTCTTCGCCTTAATTCTTATCGTCGCTATTTTCGAAGCGCTCGGGTTCATGCTTCAGGGACAAAGCTTTTTGTTCGACAGCGCCGACCGTTTCGACAGTATTTTCAATGAAGCGCGTTTGAAGATCATCATTCTTCAGGTGGCCATCGTCGGGATCATCGCAATCGGTTCGACACAGGTTATCATCCTTGGGGGTATCGATCTTTCGCCCGGTTCGGTTGTGGGTCTGACGGCGATGGTCGCGATGTCCTTTGCGCAGGTTGCCGAGGTCAACGGGCTTGCCAATCCCAAGCTGATGTTCGAGGGGGTTGCCGATCTTCCCGTGATTGCGCCGCTTGTGGTCGGTATCTTGTGCGGGGTCTTGGCGGGTCTCGTGAACGGGGCGCTCATCGCCTATACCAAGATCCCGCCCTTTATCGCGACGCTCGGCATGATGGTTACCGCGCGCGGAGCGGCGAAATGGTGGTCCAAGGGTCAACCGATTTCATTCCCGACCGAGAGCTATGCGGCCATCGGGGAAGGCATGAACCCCGTGTTCATCTTTATCGCTCTGGCGATCCTCTTCCATCTCATCCTTACCTATACGGTCTATGGCAAGCATACTTACGCCATCGGCTCGAACGAGCAGGCCTCGCGTATGTCGGGGATCAATGTCGAGCGTCACAAGGTGCTTGTCTATACGATTGCAGCGACTTTGGCGGCGCTGGCGGCGGTTGTCCTGTCGTCCAAGAACCTCACTGCGCAGGCGGGGATGGGCGTTATGTATGAACTCGACGCCATCGCGATGACGGTCATCGGGGGCGTGTCGCTCTCGGGCGGGCGTGGGTCGATCATCGGCACCGTAATCGGGTCGCTGATCTTCGGGGTGATCATCTCGGGGTTCACCTTCCTCAAGCTCGATGCCTATTACCAGGAAATGGTCAAAGGCGCGATTATCGTCGGTGCGGTCGTTCTCGACCAATGGCGTCAAACCCGTGCTTCGGCGCGTTTGTAA
- a CDS encoding ATP-binding cassette domain-containing protein, with protein MSDIILETRDLTKHYGGVHALEGANFQIHKGEHVAIMGDNGAGKSTFVRQITAVEQRTRGEVIFDGKPVHFAGPIEAREAGIETVFQNLALADDLDVPSNLFLGREKVKFNLGPFSILDRKAMREATMAGLVKTGVKIPNIMNPIRNMSGGQRQCVAIARTAAFHSKLTIMDEPTAALGVQETAQVENIIKTLKEQGESLILISHNMRQVFDLMDRIVVFRRGRICANLNVRDTDPQDVVAYITGAKTGAEFADAV; from the coding sequence ATGAGCGATATTATCCTCGAAACCCGCGATCTGACCAAACATTACGGCGGTGTGCACGCTTTGGAGGGCGCGAATTTCCAAATCCACAAGGGCGAGCACGTCGCCATCATGGGTGACAACGGCGCAGGGAAGTCCACCTTTGTGCGGCAGATCACCGCCGTCGAGCAGCGCACCCGTGGGGAAGTGATTTTCGACGGCAAGCCCGTGCATTTCGCAGGACCCATCGAAGCGCGTGAAGCGGGGATCGAGACCGTGTTCCAGAACCTTGCTCTGGCCGATGATCTTGACGTTCCGTCGAACCTTTTCCTTGGGCGCGAGAAGGTCAAGTTCAACCTCGGGCCGTTCTCGATCCTTGATCGCAAAGCGATGCGCGAGGCGACGATGGCGGGGCTTGTGAAGACGGGGGTCAAGATCCCGAACATCATGAACCCGATCCGCAATATGTCGGGCGGTCAGCGTCAGTGCGTTGCCATTGCACGCACGGCGGCGTTCCACTCGAAGCTGACCATCATGGACGAGCCGACGGCGGCGCTCGGGGTGCAGGAGACCGCGCAGGTCGAGAACATCATCAAGACGCTCAAAGAGCAGGGCGAGAGCCTTATCCTTATCAGCCACAACATGCGGCAGGTGTTCGATCTTATGGACCGTATCGTCGTGTTCCGCCGTGGCCGCATCTGTGCGAACCTGAACGTGAGGGACACGGACCCGCAGGATGTGGTCGCCTATATCACGGGAGCCAAGACGGGGGCCGAGTTCGCGGACGCCGTTTGA
- the iolG gene encoding inositol 2-dehydrogenase — translation MSLRFAVLGAGRIGQVHARAISSVAGAELIAIAEPFEAAAKAAQEKYGCDIRTIDEVAASADIDAVVICTPTDTHANLIELFAKAGKAVFCEKPVDLSVERVKQALATVEAEKATLMVGFNRRFDPDFMAVKAAVDNGTIGDVEMVTITSRDPGAPPAEYIKVSGGIFRDMTIHDFDIARWLLGEEVETVVAQASNLVDPAIGALGDYDSVNVILRTASGKQAVITNSRRATYGYDQRIEVLGSKGMVSAKNMAEANIQVATADGFSEPPLLNFFMTRYTAAYANEIAAFVKAVAEGTATPTTGLDGLKALELADAALKSAQTGQAVKL, via the coding sequence ATGAGCTTACGTTTTGCGGTTCTGGGCGCGGGCCGAATTGGTCAGGTGCATGCCCGTGCAATCAGTTCGGTTGCAGGTGCCGAGCTCATTGCGATTGCCGAACCTTTTGAAGCGGCGGCCAAGGCAGCGCAGGAAAAATACGGCTGCGACATCCGCACCATCGACGAGGTTGCAGCCTCGGCCGATATCGACGCGGTCGTGATCTGCACGCCGACCGATACCCATGCCAATCTGATCGAGCTTTTTGCCAAAGCGGGTAAGGCCGTGTTCTGTGAAAAGCCTGTTGATCTCAGCGTCGAGCGCGTCAAGCAGGCTCTGGCCACGGTCGAGGCGGAAAAGGCCACTTTGATGGTCGGCTTCAACCGCCGTTTCGATCCCGACTTTATGGCCGTGAAGGCTGCGGTCGATAACGGCACCATCGGGGATGTCGAGATGGTGACGATCACCTCGCGCGATCCCGGCGCTCCGCCCGCGGAATACATCAAGGTTTCGGGCGGGATTTTCCGCGATATGACCATCCATGATTTCGACATAGCGCGCTGGCTTTTGGGCGAAGAGGTCGAGACGGTTGTCGCTCAGGCGTCGAACCTTGTCGATCCTGCCATCGGGGCGCTTGGTGATTATGACTCGGTCAACGTGATCCTGCGCACGGCGAGCGGCAAGCAGGCCGTAATCACCAACTCGCGCCGTGCGACCTATGGCTATGACCAGCGCATCGAAGTGCTTGGCTCCAAGGGCATGGTGTCGGCCAAGAACATGGCAGAGGCCAACATCCAAGTGGCGACAGCCGATGGTTTCAGCGAGCCGCCGCTCCTGAACTTTTTCATGACCCGCTATACTGCGGCTTATGCGAACGAGATTGCTGCGTTCGTCAAGGCCGTTGCCGAAGGCACCGCCACCCCGACCACGGGGCTCGACGGGCTCAAGGCGCTTGAACTTGCTGACGCAGCGCTCAAGTCGGCCCAAACGGGCCAAGCTGTAAAGCTCTGA